A genomic window from candidate division WOR-3 bacterium includes:
- a CDS encoding PhzF family phenazine biosynthesis protein translates to MAKWVKAKRLSVFTSNPYTGNPAWVVMGVDDVNEENLKLLASDLNPVSDTAFVLTESTHEADIYLRFFTGSGEINFSGHASIAAYFALSGENILNLQEPDTIIRQRTKSGIQQVELRVKDNKVTRATMTLAKPNYLDIEVNPVQLSRILGISQHDLLAANLPFDIISTGYYDLIVPIKSLEIMRNLKPDFTFMNNFCVRLGIHGIIAFCMETFEPGDTVFMRHFAPVVGINEDPISGAAAGSVGCYLIRKNLIEPSNFSRIIVEQGYLQNRQGKVYVHVECSRDQIFRVKVGGNAVLTFTGYILTP, encoded by the coding sequence ATGGCAAAATGGGTTAAGGCAAAAAGATTAAGTGTATTCACCTCAAACCCATATACAGGAAATCCAGCATGGGTTGTTATGGGCGTGGACGATGTCAATGAAGAAAATTTAAAATTACTTGCCAGTGATTTGAACCCAGTCTCTGATACGGCATTTGTTCTCACCGAATCAACCCATGAAGCAGATATTTATTTAAGATTTTTCACGGGCTCTGGAGAAATAAATTTCTCCGGACATGCCTCAATCGCTGCCTATTTTGCCTTGAGTGGCGAAAACATATTGAATTTACAAGAACCCGACACAATAATAAGACAAAGAACAAAATCGGGCATTCAGCAGGTTGAATTGAGGGTAAAGGATAATAAAGTCACAAGGGCAACAATGACACTTGCAAAACCTAACTACCTTGATATTGAAGTCAATCCGGTTCAGCTATCAAGGATCCTTGGTATCAGTCAACATGACCTTCTTGCTGCTAATCTACCTTTTGATATTATTTCAACAGGTTATTATGACCTGATTGTTCCTATAAAATCACTTGAAATAATGAGAAATCTAAAGCCCGATTTTACATTTATGAACAACTTTTGTGTCCGCCTTGGTATACACGGTATCATTGCATTCTGTATGGAAACATTTGAACCCGGTGATACTGTATTTATGAGGCACTTTGCGCCGGTGGTAGGTATTAATGAAGACCCAATTTCAGGAGCAGCAGCAGGAAGCGTAGGATGTTATCTGATAAGAAAAAATCTAATTGAACCGAGTAATTTTTCAAGGATAATTGTGGAGCAAGGTTATTTACAAAACCGCCAGGGGAAGGTATACGTTCACGTTGAATGCAGTCGTGACCAAATATTCAGAGTCAAGGTTGGCGGAAATGCTGTTTTAACCTTCACAGGATATATACTCACACCTTAA
- a CDS encoding HD-GYP domain-containing protein produces MDNDKPFKLDLDEIIRTLSSVAMTLRENPKKALKSLRKIGKDIDRQIPYRDGHILRVTEYSLAIAEELGFTEEEKVVLEVAALLHDFGKIGIDESILLKPRKLSEQEKEEVDMHVMRGYYMLAGFNELIEALGGVKHHHEHYNGSGYPEGLKKGEIPIIARIIAVADAYDAMTSKRPYRNAMSKEEAIRELKANAGTQFDPAIVRIFIKYITKKK; encoded by the coding sequence ATGGACAATGATAAGCCCTTTAAGCTTGATCTTGATGAGATTATACGAACCCTGAGTTCTGTGGCGATGACCCTTCGGGAGAATCCAAAAAAGGCATTGAAATCCTTAAGAAAAATAGGGAAAGACATTGATAGGCAGATTCCATATCGCGACGGTCATATCCTCAGGGTTACGGAATATTCACTTGCAATTGCCGAAGAATTAGGATTCACTGAAGAAGAAAAAGTTGTCCTGGAAGTTGCAGCACTGTTACACGATTTTGGGAAGATTGGAATAGACGAAAGTATATTATTAAAGCCAAGAAAATTAAGTGAACAGGAGAAAGAAGAAGTAGATATGCATGTGATGCGCGGTTATTATATGCTTGCAGGTTTTAATGAACTTATTGAAGCCCTCGGTGGTGTAAAACATCACCATGAGCATTACAATGGTTCTGGTTATCCAGAAGGATTGAAAAAAGGGGAAATACCCATTATCGCAAGAATAATTGCTGTTGCGGATGCGTACGACGCAATGACCTCAAAGAGACCCTACCGAAATGCAATGTCTAAAGAAGAAGCAATAAGAGAATTGAAGGCAAATGCCGGAACACAATTTGACCCGGCAATCGTCAGAATATTTATTAAGTATATTACAAAAAAGAAATAA
- a CDS encoding PQQ-binding-like beta-propeller repeat protein, whose protein sequence is MGLRWTFCLTIFLYMGFAQIEEVQKKAFNAEEAVLQNRDLESSGINPENITLPGGHKAWKVRIPGNLPLATVAYENGLIFLGGGYGSYEFYALNAETGKLVWKFKTGDDGPTAAVVINGYVIFNTESCIIYVLKAKTGEKVWEKWLGDPLMSQPAADEENVYMAYPGQDGSHHLACMKLKTGKEVWNSTIAGDLISAPIIYKNSVYITCFDGTVYRYDKTNGKLIWSQKKNATSAPTVYNDRIFVSLREAKKVGKDSIKQYEGIATLDQNNGNQQQQELWAKRTAEYLVYGRQSANRKVQTELDASVGFGSAPSTAKIEQAKENVGQGSVVGCWAYQGSRPFVRDIYSYNTMGNEILSIDINTGKVRWSQKYDKLSEESIGGRVFTPPSYANSKLFVCSGSGELFCLREENGKLLWKEKVDGAISFQPAVANGYVFVSCDNGNLYGIKTGDKNDDGWYMWGGNAQHNK, encoded by the coding sequence ATGGGTTTAAGATGGACTTTTTGTTTAACGATTTTTTTGTATATGGGTTTTGCACAAATTGAAGAGGTGCAGAAAAAGGCATTTAATGCAGAGGAAGCAGTATTACAGAATCGAGACTTAGAGTCCTCTGGTATCAATCCGGAGAATATTACATTACCCGGTGGTCATAAGGCATGGAAGGTTAGAATTCCGGGGAACCTGCCATTGGCAACAGTTGCTTATGAAAATGGGTTAATATTTTTAGGTGGTGGATATGGCAGTTATGAGTTTTATGCATTGAATGCGGAGACGGGCAAATTGGTTTGGAAATTTAAAACAGGTGATGATGGGCCAACTGCAGCAGTGGTGATAAATGGCTATGTGATTTTTAATACTGAATCCTGCATTATTTATGTTCTAAAAGCAAAGACCGGTGAAAAGGTGTGGGAAAAATGGTTGGGTGACCCATTGATGAGTCAACCCGCAGCAGATGAAGAAAATGTTTATATGGCATATCCGGGGCAGGATGGTTCACATCACCTTGCCTGTATGAAATTAAAAACCGGTAAAGAAGTATGGAATTCCACAATTGCAGGAGATTTGATATCAGCACCCATTATTTACAAAAATTCAGTTTATATAACATGTTTTGATGGGACTGTTTATAGATACGACAAAACCAATGGGAAACTGATATGGTCACAGAAAAAGAACGCTACCAGCGCACCGACAGTATACAACGACAGAATATTTGTCAGTCTGCGCGAGGCAAAAAAAGTTGGAAAAGATTCAATAAAACAATATGAAGGTATTGCCACGCTGGATCAAAATAATGGAAACCAACAACAACAGGAACTTTGGGCAAAAAGGACTGCTGAATATCTTGTTTATGGCAGACAATCAGCAAATAGAAAGGTTCAGACAGAACTTGATGCCAGTGTCGGGTTCGGTTCAGCACCAAGTACAGCGAAAATAGAACAGGCAAAAGAAAATGTTGGACAGGGTTCGGTTGTGGGCTGCTGGGCATATCAGGGGTCGCGGCCATTTGTACGCGATATTTACTCTTATAATACCATGGGGAATGAGATACTCAGCATTGACATTAATACAGGAAAGGTCAGGTGGTCACAAAAATATGATAAATTGTCTGAAGAGAGTATAGGAGGCAGGGTATTTACGCCCCCATCCTATGCTAACTCAAAACTTTTTGTCTGTTCAGGAAGTGGTGAGCTATTCTGCCTGCGCGAAGAGAATGGAAAACTGCTGTGGAAAGAAAAGGTAGATGGAGCGATAAGTTTTCAACCAGCTGTGGCAAATGGTTATGTCTTTGTTTCCTGTGATAATGGAAATCTGTATGGTATTAAAACCGGCGATAAAAATGATGATGGATGGTATATGTGGGGCGGAAACGCCCAGCATAATAAATAA